CATAGCCTCAGAACTCAACGGAAGGTCTTCCTGCAGTTGCAAAATGCAAGAACGTTGGTTGTGAATGTCTCTGGAGTCACAGATAATCTCATGAGAATGTCCCATTCCAGACAAACCATTCTTCATGTTGTCCTAGCTGACAGTTTGTCAGGCTTCTCCTACAGTCAGTTTCCCACTCTCTTCTTGCTTCAAACTGTGCACAGGAAGGAGGGTGCTCACAGAGGCATGCTTCTGGCTGCAGTGCTCAGAAAACTCTCTGGCAAGCAGGAAGTTCTCAACCTCTAGTCCTTTGCTGTCTTGCCTTGGACAGGAGATAGcgtcggagatatggtgaagctTCATGCATACTTTAGATATGTTTCCTATTTCCCCTGCTGTGTCCCTTTATGAATACCAATGAGTATAAAGCACTTTGGAAGTTCGAAGAAATGATATAACCGTACGGGATGTAGGAGCTCTAACTTTCCTCATCCAATTATGAATACAAATCAAGCGGCCAGCATTCTGTTTGCTCAAAGTTAATTCTACCTAGAAAAAGCCATTGAATGCCAGTATCGTGAATGAAACAGCCTGCTTCACTTTTTCCCCACAGACTAACTTCCTTCCTCATTTTCCTCTTGCAGCCCATGGGATCAGAACGGATGGAGATGCGGAAGCGGCAAATGTCTGTGGCCCAGGAGACAACAAGCTCCATGCAGGGGCAGCCTGATGAAGGAAACCGAGGTTCCAATGCCTGCTGCTTCTGTTGGTGCTGCTGTTGCAGTTGCTCTTGGTATGTCATACTCAAAGTTTCACAGGGACATCACAGCTAGTCACCATGGGAACATACACAGGTACTTCTTTGGGTACCAGATTAGGCAGTTATAGTGGAAAGACCAGGCACCCTTTGCATAGCTTCTTTTTGTAGGTCTTAAGGTGAAAAAAAGGGCGGGGGGAAGAATATATGAAACGGGATTTAAATAGcatcagaaaggggggaaaatagaAAAAGGATCATTCAGACACTATGCATTTCTCTGCTGCAATGCACCCTGACAGGTTAGCCATATTTTTCAAGTGCCTTTTTAGTGTACTCGTTTTGAGAGGATAGTTGGTGCTTTGCATGTGAAGCGCAGATTCAATCTCCAACATCTCCACTAAAACCTTGGGAAGTAAAAAGACTTTGGATGGATTCAGTGGACTTCAAGATCTTCTGTACCTGTTGGAATAGAAAATACTCAGGCTGACCAAGAGTGTGACTCAGTAGAAAGTAATTCATAATTTCAGTGATGCGCAGAGTACACTCATTCAGCAGGTATTTCAGCATGTCAAGCAAACTTTCAGAGATTCAAGTGACCAAGGTAGTTTGTAGTCTCACCCTCTGGTTGCTTCATCCATGGAGAAAGCCAGGTAGAAATACAAGTTCACGTGGTGCTCTATCCACATTACTATTCAGATTATAAAGGCTAACCAAATAGCTAAACAAATGCAAAGTCTGAAGGGCTGCTCAATCATGCAGCACCAGTTGGGTTGTCAAATTTCTGCATCCATTTGATCTTTATTGCATTGAATTGCAGAAATTGAATGACCTCCTGTCAAAGACCTGTCCaggcctttggggtggtagcaatgcCAAGCCATGGGTTCTGAACCAGTACTCAAAATACTAAGTGAATTTTtaagattttttatttaaaagaaaagtggTAAAATAGTAGCTTTAAAAACGCGCAGTCATAAGGTGCATTTCCAGATGCACAATAAAGTACAGTTacttattaaaagaaatacaggtTAGAAAATATAATAGAAGTCCTCAGTGCGTAAGCAAAGTTCTTCAGGCAAAGTAGAGGTGAAGTcagaggcaaaaacccctccaggCGCCCCCTGGTGCAGAGTACCACTTACTCTCGAGTAAGCCctgcttcccagcccagcagctgggacGCCAGTTTCTCTGGTATCCCAGCTGCTGGGCAGGAAGGGGAGCTgacggcagcccctcttcccagcccagcagccaggaCCCGTTTCTCTGGCATCTGGCTGCTGGGCAAGAAGGGGAGACGACAGCagtccctcttcccagcccagcagctgggacGCCAGTTTCTTTGGGTCTCAGCTGCCGGGGTTCCCAGTCGGGCTTCCCTCTGcagctggggaagacaggactGGGCACTCCAGTGCAGGTGCAAGAGGCAAAAAGCAGAGCCAGTCCCCAGGGCTGCAGGGGCGCCCACCCAGTTCTTCCCTCTCCAGCTGTCCAAGGTTattattggtgacaccgcagcccaaaactccgaaccaaacttgccaggggatgcatgtagatgttgaaaagaaTCACCACAAACAAGAAGTCCTTCTTTTGTCCCAGATGGCTGGAAATTTACAATTGCAAACATGCCTATTATACAAGTGTTTTAAGCATGCAAAGTTTACAACTTCTCTCCAGCATGCAGACCACATGCATCCTAAAACAGATGGACTTAAGACAGCAACAAATGAGTCAAGGAGGAAGTTATTTTCTGATGAGATCCTGACATAGCCAAGATAACTGGTGAGATCCTGACATAGCCAAGATTTCAAGGTGTGACTGTTTAGGTACGAACAGCTCTCAAACACTGTTATCAAGCTTGGGATTTGAAATGCAGCTGGATCCTAATTTCTAATTTCCGCTTCTCagacaaaatggaaagaaaaacacattttcagatgatagatattttattttcagtctttaGCTACAATATGGAATTCCCAATATTTTCTCCCATGTTCTTTAGATTGACAAGTATAATGAGCAAGGTAAAAACCTCAACTGAATGCTAAAATTACTGCTTCCATATAGGAGCCTGGGGACAAGCTTTAAGCAGAACAGCCTTTGTTACCTCTAAAACCACTTACTCCTCAGAATAACTTTTCTGTTAGCAAGAAATGTGAAACAAACGGCAATTTAATGTTCTATTTATAAACCCTATTTATAGAAAGTGTTTAATCAAATAACCTGTATGAATAACAAAGAAGAAATTATGCATAAGAACAGAAATAGCATTGCAACTACAGAATTTCCAGTGCTCAAAAATCtttgaaaaataaatcattttagGAAACTTAAGGGGGATGCCTCCAGCTGGGATTTTGTTATTGAAGCCACAACTTCTGCCCCAAACTTCCATCTGCATTTTAGGTTAGATCATGCTTCCTTTTGTAATTATAATGAATGGTTTTTCTTCGGTGACTTCAAAATTAAGTGGGCACAGCTACCATTTGCAGAATATAACCAGCACACATTTTCAAAGGGGAGAAGGAACACGGATGGCTTGTGTAATTTTGTATGGCATTTTGCCTAGTTCACAGTATCAATTTTGTAATAAAGATGCTTTTGCTGAATAGATCTACCCTTCTGTAAAAAGAGCTTGTTATCCATATCCAAATGCATACACCATCCTTATGCCTGAAAAGGGCCCTGACCTCTGTCTTTTACTTACAGAAACCAAGCCTTGAAGGACTGCAGtactgttgtggttgcttagcaatggccactgaaggCATTTGTTTtctaaagctacaggcactgcttccATTTCTgtctgtttcagatttttctgcaaatctagcTCTTTTTTAGCTTTGTAGAAAGATTAGAATTGTCTGTTCTGACTCCTGTCTCTAGCTTTAAGTGTCCACATTGAACATTATACATATACTGATTCAAATATGATCAGATTTGTGTTGTTACCTTGCAGTCTTACCGTTAGGAATCAAGATGAGAGAACAAGAGCGGCATCCCATGAACTTAGAACACACTCCATTCCAAGTTGTGAAGAAAGGTAATAAACCAATACagaaacttaaaaaagaaaagataatgcTTGATGTACTGGGTTAGCTCTAACAAGGCACCAGCAGAAGACATTTCCTCATGCAGTTCTTTCCTGGCTCTCCCAATACTTCTGAAAAGCTTATGCAAGCAGTTGTTTTTCATGTGTGGGTCATGCAACCTGTGGGGCTGCAGTAAGGTACGGAAACCGGGTGTAATCATTCCTACCTTGCTCTTTTAACAACAGAAACACCCCTGCTGGTGCCCTCCCATCACTTCAACTTGCCAAGGTGCATGTCTTTCAGTGCACATATATTCATTTACATCCAATCACTACATCCAATCGTAACTCTGCAAGTGATAAGAATTTTATCACTTATTGGCTGGGGATTTCTGAACATATCCAGATGGTGGGGCAAGATGCACCTGAAGTTGTTCCTTGGTATTCCTTCAACGTGGTCTCAGATTTTACCTTCATAATGCTAGCTATCTGCTTCTTTTTTCCTGCACAAGCTCAACTCCTACTCTGGAAGATGTCAACGCCTGGGGTCAATCATTTGACAAGTTAATGAGgacaccagcaggaagaaatgcttTCAGGGAGTTCCTCCGAACAGAATTCAGTGAGGAAAATATGCTTTTCTGGATGGCCTGTGAGGAACTAAAGCGAGAATCCAACAAAAAAAGAATTGAAGAGAAAGCAAGGCTAATATATGAAGACTATATTTCTATCCTTTCTCCAAGAGAGGTTTGTATCCCTTCTTGCAAGTGACTGAAATGAACTGACAGAAATAAACATCAGCACAGTACACTGTACATCATTAACCTATGAAGAGAAAACTTCGAGTGATGAGCtttaaccccacccacccccaccccggcaatAGACCTGAGACTTCGTCTGGGGTATCTATGTATCTAATTCCCACATgtgggtctgcagaaaaatcgaagaagttttttttaaggggggtggtggtggtgtaaaaACTTTTGGCCAAATAAGAAAGTGTTCTCTGTCCTACTTCAGGGAATGCATTTACCTGAGAGTGTCACTGGCAGCAGCATAGCCCGGGAACTGTGTTGGACCTGGTGGCAGCGGCAGCTCTCATTCAGGAAAATAGTAACAGAAAGGCAGCTCCCAGCAGAAGCCTTGGTATGCCTGCCCaccaagaagggggaggggaggtggctcCTGGCAGGGACCTTAGTGCTCCCACCTGCTGAGAAAGAAAAGGCAGCTCCACTGAAGGCAGCCCCTTGGAGGTGCTGGGAGGTCCATCCAGCTGCTATGGGGCTGGATGGTAAGCAGGGGGGTTGGATGGATTCCCCTTCTATTTTTGTTGACACAAGCAGCCAGCAAAAATAGGAGCCTGAGATAGTCGGCCCATGAGGTTTTGCTCATGGGAGGCAGGGGAGAAGGATTGCTCCCTTCTAGCTGCAGATCTTGCGCTCCCAGAAAGATTATGGGAATGACAGAATATTGTTCAGAATAGCATCCCATGAGGTAAGACTGGCTACTGTCAGAAGAAAATTAGCTGCCTTCCTGTGCAGGTTTACAGTACTTTGCAACTGCTTTTCTGGCTCCCAGACAGGAGATACATTTGTTCTGGTTCACATGCCATAAAAAGCTGGTGGGCTGCACTCGGTTTGGTTGGTCACAATCTATACAGATctgatttaaaattattttaccataggggtttttttttcttccacctgTGAAAAAGAGTATGCCGATGGAAAGCCTTTCTGGATAATACTAATTGAGCGCTTGGACAATTATACAAACTAATGACCTGTATAATTAGAATGTATACAGAAAATGTGGATAAGGATAAACGATTTTGcctgtattttaatttcttgtgCCTCAAAAATTggggcggtttctgcacgggctgaaagcaatggcttcagcccagtaaaacaccggggacccttcgcacaggcgccgctgccaaatcgatgcagcagcgctctgtgcctgccaaaacggtgtattcaaaactcgcttggggagcgagttttcctgcaaacgccggcttccatccgctgccatgtgaatggcagtgggtaaaagctggcgttttccccttcccttcccggccccaaacgcctccttaccttctgctggcagccacgtaGCTTTATCGTGGCtccgaggagggaaggggacacgccccctggtctccgaTGCTTCAGCCattgctgtggccatgggggcgtgtccccttccttcctcagagCGACGTGGCTGCCAGaagaaggtaaggaggtgtttggggccggggaggggaatatgcggctgtgcggagcttgctcccactgctgcgcatcccatggggccatttgtgcaacTGGCCCCATAGCCTgtatcggcatgattaatgccgatgcaggatctctcccttggctgtgcggaaaccgcctatgATTGGAATTTACAATGTTGCAAAATAGAACGATACAAATGTATGAAGCTTCACAATGACtatgtttgattttaattctatgtaaaaaattaaaaagtaatgtATAAGTCAAAAAGATGATCACAAGGGAGAAAACACATTATGTCTTTTAGGTTTCAATGAGAGAGGCTGAAATGGATCAAAGAATGAAATGTAGATGTATTCAGTTGTACAGCCTCCTGCCCCACTTTTGCAGGACAGAAAGAGATGTTACTGTACACTAACAAATGCTTTCTTTATTTATAGGTAAGCCTGGACTCCAGGGTAAGAGAAGTTATCAACCGGAATATGCTAGAACCATCACAACATACTTTTGATGATGCTCAACTCCAGATTTACACTTTAATGCACAGAGACTCCTACCCACGGTTTATGAACTCTGCTGTTTACAAGGACTTGGTTCAGTCAGTCTCTGAGAAATCTGCTGAAGCATAGAAATTAGTGTGCTTGAAACACAGGTGATACTCTGGACTATCATCCCCGAACATAAAATTTAGAATTGATGAGTTCATTACTTGAAAATAACTCTAAATGTTCTAAATATGGAAGTTTCCAGAACCTCTAGCTATTTGCAGCGTCTTGTCAAGTGAGAGCCAGTGGCAGAGAATAAAGGAATCAtgcatactttaaaaatatactcAAGAATAGTTTTAAGATCAGTAAAAACTATAAGAAAATAGGCTTGTCAGTAATTATAGAGCCATTTTCTCATCACTCAGCATTTAAACTACATGTTGTACATCCACTGTGAGGATACAGAACAGTTGGGATCAGGTTTACATATAGATTCACCTTTAACTATACTATCTACTCCATGTCTGAGTTAGAAGGGAGTTCTCTGTATTCAAACCATCAGAAATTATTTGATATGGCTGATGTCACAACAAATATACGCAAGTGCAGAATATTCAAAGGGTACTGGACATGTTCCTTAAACTGTAATCTTTCTCCCCACCTGGCATTCATAACCAACTTCACAGATTGAGCCTTAGTGATTATAGTCAGTGAGACTTGGTCTTAAATGTACAGTGAATCACACACCTACTTGGACATGAGCAAAATGTTAAATGTCAGCAAGGcgaagaaaacaatttttttttcaaataaacagGTGAAAGGCACTGGTTGTTATGAATAATGCTGCTTGTAAAGTGTATTAAAATACCAGGAggtattttaaaagtacattgtTAGTATTTCTAGACAAACTTTGATAAGGGAAGGGAGCTGGGATGGGAACTTACTTTGATAAGGGATGGGAGCTGGGAATTCTCTGCCTTCAACAGGGTACACACAGATACACATAGATGTATTACTCAATCTTACTTGCAATATTGTTCAGAGTTGGTGCTGCAGCTACCATTATTCTGTATATGTCTACCAATCAGAAGATCTGAATAGCTTAGTTCCAACCAAATTAAGAGAGGAATTAAAATATTTCTCTGTACAGCTAGGCTAAGGACATTAACAGTCTCTTGTTTTAACTGCAAATGGATATTTTCCTAAACACACTGCCTGACTCACAATATATATCTGCATTGGTCTGTACCCAGTCATATATTCCAAAGTCCTGTTTTCTTAAGAGAGGATGGAAGTTTCCAAAAATTCAGCCCTCCCACTTTAAACCATCACTTAGCTGTTTCTGAAGTCCTGCCACCTAAAAAATGTGGAACTGCATGGTTGGACACACATCACTGCGAAGACCCTTAACAGCAGACAGATTTTATCCACAACCAAACACATCAACCATTACTCCTTTCAGCAGGCAGATGTAAAGAAGTCACAGATCAAGTCTGCTTTGAAAGTAGACACACTGATTTGGAAACCTTAGAACCTAATCCTATGTGTATAGGGGAATCATATCATTATATGGACATAAGGGCAAAACACTCCACGCATTCTTAACCATACTGTTCTTCATTATGTCCAGATAAAATCCATGTGTACCAGATTATCTCAGATTAAGATCTGTTTCTAAAATAAATAGCCGTTTCAATAGATCTGCAGAATAAAGTGTCTCAAACTGCAAGGGACCACCAAGTCTAAAATAGTTTGCAGGCTGCTAGCTACAAGTTGCTTTTCTGTTCTACCTTGTTATTAATATTCCCATGTgaacagtacaaaaaaaaaacaataaccaAGACTCCTCCCCAGTGGGAGAAAATACATATACACACTAATTTAGTTGATTATTCAATGCATCATGCTGgaggtgtttttcttttttttttttccataacCCCTTACAAAAATAATGAGCTGTGTCATCACACAGTAGCAAGGGAGAAGAACTGGAACAAAGCGTATATTATCAGCAATGTCACCTGTGACTAAAAGCTCCATCACCTTCCTCTACAAATGATACCAGTTATAGTCATTTGAACCCAACAAGAAACATTAGCGGCATACAATTCTATATCT
The window above is part of the Sphaerodactylus townsendi isolate TG3544 linkage group LG09, MPM_Stown_v2.3, whole genome shotgun sequence genome. Proteins encoded here:
- the RGS20 gene encoding regulator of G-protein signaling 20 isoform X2; translated protein: MPFYDLSRWRDYIFSFRTPSTTAEDENEGSTKKTQSFFKPMGSERMEMRKRQMSVAQETTSSMQGQPDEGNRGSNACCFCWCCCCSCSCLTVRNQDERTRAASHELRTHSIPSCEESSTPTLEDVNAWGQSFDKLMRTPAGRNAFREFLRTEFSEENMLFWMACEELKRESNKKRIEEKARLIYEDYISILSPREVSLDSRVREVINRNMLEPSQHTFDDAQLQIYTLMHRDSYPRFMNSAVYKDLVQSVSEKSAEA
- the RGS20 gene encoding regulator of G-protein signaling 20 isoform X3 yields the protein MRMAGELPSPAEEPGANNGCEPCKDFHPAPGIEGEIPMGSERMEMRKRQMSVAQETTSSMQGQPDEGNRGSNACCFCWCCCCSCSCLTVRNQDERTRAASHELRTHSIPSCEESSTPTLEDVNAWGQSFDKLMRTPAGRNAFREFLRTEFSEENMLFWMACEELKRESNKKRIEEKARLIYEDYISILSPREVSLDSRVREVINRNMLEPSQHTFDDAQLQIYTLMHRDSYPRFMNSAVYKDLVQSVSEKSAEA
- the RGS20 gene encoding regulator of G-protein signaling 20 isoform X1, with the protein product MPFYDLSRWRDYIFSFRTPSTTAEDENEGSTKKTQSFFKIPPFLSALLPTFPLFSRPFFQPQSQHPFLFPPFPAVPFDNVSPFLKGTLLWKEAAALGPLDTLLGGLLIELASHSCISLETLRCPKCKPAAFKKHRTFSKSPSDPMGSERMEMRKRQMSVAQETTSSMQGQPDEGNRGSNACCFCWCCCCSCSCLTVRNQDERTRAASHELRTHSIPSCEESSTPTLEDVNAWGQSFDKLMRTPAGRNAFREFLRTEFSEENMLFWMACEELKRESNKKRIEEKARLIYEDYISILSPREVSLDSRVREVINRNMLEPSQHTFDDAQLQIYTLMHRDSYPRFMNSAVYKDLVQSVSEKSAEA